One region of Natrinema salaciae genomic DNA includes:
- the speB gene encoding agmatinase, translated as MTANDRSRAAAFRESTPGSEVELAYAGFDTFLKSDPGEIEDVAGADVAVLGAPYDGAVSNRPGARYGPRAVRRASGWLAYLSGYKGGLTNMRTGKQVDFGSLEVVDCGDVPVFPMDLETTAESITAHVATVAAQGVMPLFIGGDHYCTFPAFRGFAEGSEHDTVGLVQIDAHTDTAAESPVFGTDFHGSPTHHIAESPHTDFEHVAQVGIRGYESPEFFEFAEETGLGLSTIRDVEERGVRPVVRDAIEHAAAETDAVYVTFDIDSVDPSVAPGTGTPEPGGLSASQALAVVETLGEHPAVGAADLMEVAPPYDPTDDTARLAAYLVTTLLERQFAE; from the coding sequence ATGACGGCGAACGACCGGAGCCGCGCGGCGGCGTTCCGCGAGTCGACGCCCGGCAGCGAGGTCGAACTCGCCTACGCCGGTTTCGATACGTTCCTCAAGAGCGACCCCGGCGAGATCGAGGACGTCGCGGGGGCCGACGTCGCGGTCCTCGGCGCGCCCTACGACGGGGCCGTGAGCAATCGCCCGGGCGCGCGGTACGGCCCGCGGGCCGTCCGCCGCGCCAGCGGCTGGCTCGCCTACCTCTCGGGCTACAAGGGCGGACTGACGAACATGCGAACGGGCAAACAGGTCGACTTCGGCTCGCTCGAGGTCGTCGACTGCGGCGACGTTCCGGTCTTCCCGATGGACCTCGAGACGACCGCCGAGTCGATCACGGCCCACGTCGCGACCGTGGCCGCACAGGGCGTCATGCCGCTCTTCATCGGCGGCGATCACTACTGTACGTTCCCCGCGTTCCGGGGCTTCGCGGAGGGCTCCGAGCACGATACCGTCGGACTGGTCCAGATCGACGCTCACACCGACACCGCGGCCGAGAGCCCGGTCTTCGGAACCGACTTCCACGGATCGCCGACCCACCACATCGCGGAATCGCCTCACACGGACTTCGAGCACGTCGCGCAGGTGGGGATCCGCGGCTACGAGTCCCCCGAGTTCTTCGAGTTCGCCGAGGAGACCGGCCTCGGACTGTCCACCATCCGCGACGTCGAGGAGCGCGGGGTTCGACCGGTCGTCCGCGACGCGATCGAGCACGCCGCCGCCGAGACCGACGCCGTCTACGTCACCTTCGACATCGACTCGGTCGACCCCTCGGTCGCTCCCGGCACCGGTACCCCGGAGCCCGGCGGGCTCTCGGCCTCGCAGGCGCTCGCCGTCGTCGAAACCCTCGGCGAACACCCCGCTGTCGGCGCGGCCGACCTGATGGAGGTCGCGCCGCCGTACGATCCGACCGACGACACGGCGCGGCTGGCCGCGTACCTGGTGACGACGCTGCTCGAGCGGCAGTTCGCCGAGTAA
- a CDS encoding tubulin/FtsZ family protein, with product MKLAMIGFGQAGGKIVDRFLDYDDRTNGGIVRAAIAVNSAKADLIGLDNIPQENRVLIGQARVKGHGVGADNELGAEVAEEDIDEVQNAIDSIPTHEVDAFLIVSGMGGGTGSGGAPVLAKHLKRIYTIPVYGLGVLPGTDEGGIYTLNAARSFQTFVREVDNLMVFDNDSWRQTGESVEGGYDQINEEIVRRFGILFGAGEVGDGQEVAESVVDSSEIINTLSGGGVSTVGFASEEVELNTSGGLLSRFTGESGGSDDDLDAANTTNRITSLVRKAALGRLTLPCEIEGTERALLVLSGPSEYLNRKGIERGRKWLEEETGSMEVRGGDFPREEPEVAAAILLSGVTNVPRIKRLQQVAIEAQDNIDDIQQESEENLEELVEDDEDELEPLF from the coding sequence ATGAAGCTGGCGATGATCGGATTCGGACAGGCCGGTGGCAAAATCGTCGATCGATTCCTCGATTACGACGATCGGACGAACGGCGGAATCGTCCGGGCAGCGATCGCTGTCAACTCCGCGAAAGCGGACCTCATCGGCCTCGACAATATTCCTCAGGAGAATCGCGTACTCATCGGCCAGGCCCGAGTAAAGGGCCACGGCGTGGGTGCTGACAACGAACTCGGCGCGGAAGTCGCCGAAGAGGACATCGACGAGGTCCAGAACGCCATCGACTCGATCCCGACCCACGAGGTCGACGCCTTCCTCATCGTTTCCGGGATGGGCGGCGGCACCGGGTCGGGCGGCGCGCCCGTCCTCGCGAAACACCTCAAGCGAATCTACACGATCCCCGTCTACGGACTCGGCGTCCTGCCGGGTACGGACGAGGGCGGGATCTACACGCTCAACGCGGCCCGCTCGTTCCAGACGTTCGTCCGCGAAGTGGACAACCTGATGGTCTTCGACAACGACTCTTGGCGACAGACCGGCGAGTCCGTCGAGGGCGGCTACGACCAGATCAACGAGGAGATCGTCCGGCGGTTCGGCATCCTCTTCGGCGCGGGCGAGGTCGGTGACGGACAGGAAGTCGCCGAAAGCGTCGTCGACTCTTCCGAGATCATCAATACGCTCTCCGGCGGTGGTGTCTCGACCGTCGGCTTCGCGAGCGAGGAGGTCGAACTGAACACCAGCGGCGGACTACTCTCCCGGTTTACCGGCGAAAGCGGCGGTTCCGACGACGACCTCGACGCCGCGAACACGACCAATCGCATCACGAGCCTCGTCCGCAAGGCCGCGCTCGGCCGACTCACGCTTCCCTGTGAGATCGAAGGCACCGAGCGCGCCCTGCTCGTGCTCTCCGGTCCCTCGGAGTATCTCAACCGGAAAGGCATCGAGCGCGGCCGCAAGTGGCTCGAGGAGGAAACGGGCAGCATGGAAGTCCGCGGTGGCGACTTCCCGCGAGAGGAGCCCGAAGTGGCCGCGGCGATCCTGCTGTCGGGCGTGACGAACGTCCCGCGGATCAAGCGCCTCCAGCAGGTCGCGATCGAGGCACAGGACAACATCGACGACATCCAGCAGGAGAGCGAAGAGAACCTCGAGGAACTCGTCGAGGACGACGAGGACGAGCTCGAGCCGCTCTTCTAG
- the cofG gene encoding 7,8-didemethyl-8-hydroxy-5-deazariboflavin synthase subunit CofG — protein MFPGASEYGVDIAVDDEAVEELLQVSPNDVDAPPALTFSRNVFVPLTTACRYTCTYCTYFDPPGQASLLSLEEVREICRRGADAGCTEALFTFGDDPDDRYTEIHDQLAAWGHDSIHSYLREACEVALEEGLLPHANPGDQTREQMATVADVNASMGVMLETTAEVGAHAGPRRKVPGQRLRTLQNAGELDVAFTTGILVGIGEKWRDRAESLLAIRALHERYDHIQEVIVQPVVDNERWSDGSPDLATMRQVTAMARVALPEEVSVQVPPNLAPAADLIDCGVDDLGGVSPVTDDHINPDYTWPALRELEEIAASAGLPLGERLPVYERFLPPDLRTDGFDGAVADGADGGDGRAWISSTIRDALAADDSAGERYRAVLRGETATAPR, from the coding sequence ATGTTCCCCGGGGCGAGCGAGTACGGTGTCGACATCGCGGTCGACGACGAGGCCGTCGAGGAACTCCTCCAGGTCAGCCCGAACGACGTCGACGCGCCTCCGGCGCTGACGTTCTCGCGCAACGTGTTCGTGCCGCTCACCACGGCCTGTCGCTACACCTGTACCTACTGCACCTACTTCGACCCGCCGGGGCAGGCCTCCCTGCTCTCGCTCGAGGAGGTTCGCGAGATCTGCCGGCGCGGGGCCGACGCGGGCTGTACGGAGGCGCTATTCACCTTCGGCGACGATCCGGACGACCGCTACACCGAGATTCACGACCAGCTCGCGGCGTGGGGGCACGACTCGATCCACAGCTACCTGCGCGAGGCCTGCGAGGTGGCGCTCGAGGAGGGGTTGCTCCCCCACGCGAACCCGGGCGACCAGACCCGCGAGCAGATGGCGACCGTCGCGGACGTCAACGCCAGCATGGGCGTGATGCTCGAGACGACCGCGGAAGTCGGGGCCCACGCCGGTCCACGACGGAAGGTGCCCGGCCAGCGGCTGCGGACCCTGCAGAACGCGGGCGAACTGGACGTCGCCTTCACGACCGGGATCCTCGTCGGCATCGGCGAGAAGTGGCGCGACCGCGCGGAGAGCCTGCTGGCGATCCGCGCGCTTCACGAGCGCTACGACCACATCCAGGAGGTGATCGTCCAGCCCGTCGTCGACAACGAGCGCTGGTCGGATGGCTCGCCCGATCTCGCGACGATGCGGCAGGTGACTGCGATGGCCCGCGTCGCCCTCCCCGAGGAGGTGTCCGTGCAGGTGCCGCCGAACCTCGCCCCCGCCGCGGATCTGATCGACTGCGGCGTCGACGATCTGGGCGGCGTCTCGCCGGTCACCGACGACCACATCAATCCCGACTACACGTGGCCGGCGCTGCGCGAACTCGAGGAGATCGCCGCCTCGGCGGGCTTGCCGCTGGGCGAGCGGCTCCCGGTCTACGAGCGGTTCCTTCCACCCGACCTACGAACGGACGGGTTCGACGGCGCGGTGGCCGACGGCGCGGACGGCGGCGACGGCCGAGCGTGGATCTCGTCGACGATCCGCGACGCGCTCGCAGCCGACGATTCGGCGGGCGAGCGCTATCGGGCGGTGCTCCGGGGCGAGACGGCGACTGCCCCGCGCTGA
- a CDS encoding Lrp/AsnC family transcriptional regulator has product MVHAFIMVKTAAGKSEGLLAEIAGLESVTDAHIVAGNYDIIAEIDAPEVYDVLQTVSSGLQGLGGVTDTKTYIAMA; this is encoded by the coding sequence ATGGTCCACGCGTTCATCATGGTGAAGACGGCCGCCGGAAAGTCCGAGGGGCTGCTCGCTGAGATCGCCGGCCTCGAATCGGTCACCGACGCCCACATCGTCGCGGGCAACTACGACATCATCGCTGAGATCGACGCACCGGAGGTCTACGACGTGCTCCAGACCGTCTCTTCGGGTCTACAGGGGCTCGGTGGCGTCACCGATACGAAGACGTACATCGCGATGGCGTAG
- a CDS encoding nucleoside deaminase — protein MTTDESYVRRAIELSESAVEHGNTPFGSLLVVDDEVIRTAENTTLTDDDIAAHPELELARWTASELEPAERESCTMYTSTEPCPMCASAIVYAGLGRVVYSVSVDSLASLRNDGVIEIPCEEVVDRAGGSTTVEGPVLEDEGLAVHEAYFQ, from the coding sequence ATGACGACGGACGAATCCTACGTGCGGCGCGCGATCGAGCTCTCGGAGTCGGCGGTCGAGCACGGCAACACGCCCTTCGGCTCGCTGCTCGTCGTCGACGACGAGGTGATCCGGACGGCCGAGAACACGACCCTCACCGACGACGACATCGCTGCCCACCCCGAGCTCGAGCTGGCTCGCTGGACCGCGAGCGAACTCGAGCCGGCCGAACGGGAATCGTGTACCATGTACACCAGCACCGAACCGTGCCCGATGTGTGCGAGCGCGATCGTCTACGCGGGTCTCGGGCGGGTCGTCTACAGCGTCTCCGTCGACTCGCTCGCGTCCCTGCGGAACGATGGCGTGATCGAAATTCCCTGCGAGGAGGTCGTCGACCGAGCCGGTGGGTCGACAACCGTGGAGGGGCCGGTGCTCGAGGACGAGGGGCTCGCGGTCCACGAGGCGTACTTTCAGTAG
- a CDS encoding complex I NDUFA9 subunit family protein has translation MKILVAGGTGFIGTNLCAELAERDHEVTALSRSPTKAELPAGVESAIGDVSAYDSIVETVAEHDAVVNLVSLSPLYKPPAGTSHEEVHLGGTENLVRAAEEGDVDRFLQMSALGADPDGATAYIRAKGEAETVVRESTLEWTIVRPSVVFGDGAEFLEFTKTLTTPYVTGLPGGGQTRFQPIWIGDLVPMLTDALEDASHIGETYELAGPQVATLADVTELVYAAEGRDVTVLSIPMGLAKLGLSAADSLPFVPFGLDQARSLEFDNTVADNDATAFGCDPAAFVTLGSYLGLEGTSPRKKPAETAG, from the coding sequence ATGAAGATCCTCGTCGCTGGCGGTACCGGCTTCATCGGGACGAACCTGTGTGCGGAACTGGCCGAGCGCGATCACGAGGTGACGGCGCTCTCTCGGTCGCCGACCAAAGCGGAGCTACCGGCGGGTGTCGAGTCGGCGATCGGCGACGTCAGTGCGTACGATTCGATCGTCGAGACGGTGGCCGAGCACGACGCCGTCGTCAACCTCGTCTCGCTCTCGCCGCTGTACAAACCGCCCGCGGGGACGAGTCACGAGGAAGTCCACCTCGGCGGTACCGAGAACCTCGTCCGGGCCGCCGAGGAGGGTGACGTCGACAGATTCCTCCAGATGAGTGCGCTCGGAGCCGACCCGGACGGTGCCACTGCCTACATCCGCGCCAAGGGGGAGGCTGAAACGGTCGTCAGGGAGTCGACCCTCGAGTGGACGATCGTCCGTCCGTCCGTCGTCTTCGGCGATGGTGCGGAGTTCCTCGAGTTTACGAAAACCCTGACGACGCCCTACGTAACGGGGCTTCCGGGGGGCGGACAGACGCGGTTCCAGCCCATCTGGATCGGCGACCTCGTCCCGATGCTGACCGACGCGCTCGAAGACGCGTCCCACATCGGCGAAACGTACGAACTCGCCGGGCCCCAGGTCGCCACGCTCGCGGACGTGACGGAGCTGGTCTACGCGGCCGAGGGGAGAGACGTGACGGTCCTCTCGATCCCGATGGGACTGGCGAAACTCGGGCTCTCCGCCGCCGATTCCCTGCCGTTCGTGCCGTTTGGCCTCGATCAGGCGCGCTCGCTCGAGTTCGACAACACCGTCGCGGACAACGACGCGACCGCGTTCGGGTGCGACCCCGCAGCGTTCGTGACGCTCGGATCGTACCTCGGACTCGAGGGGACCAGTCCGCGAAAGAAACCGGCAGAAACGGCCGGATAA
- a CDS encoding M48 family metalloprotease — protein sequence MDASKRSSHSNAYFVGFGRTKRIVLFDTLVDQMGLAEIEAVLAHELAHWKNATSGRDSPPGLCESERCSPSSGTCSRHRGSTSCSHCRKPPTSAS from the coding sequence ATGGACGCGAGCAAGCGGTCCTCCCACTCCAACGCCTACTTCGTCGGCTTCGGCCGGACCAAACGGATAGTCCTGTTCGATACGCTCGTCGACCAGATGGGGCTCGCCGAGATCGAGGCAGTCCTCGCACACGAGCTCGCCCACTGGAAAAACGCCACGTCTGGAAGGGATTCACCGCCGGGCTTGTGCGAATCGGAGCGATGCTCACCATCCTCTGGTACCTGCTCGAGGCACCGTGGCTCTACGAGCTGTTCGCACTGCCGGAAACCACCTACGTCGGCCTCGTAA
- the cofC gene encoding 2-phospho-L-lactate guanylyltransferase has product MRVVVPFAAETPKTRLESVLTPAERSAFARAMLADVLRAVVEAGHEPTVVSTAPLDLAGLELPGEVAASASVTADDRPLTEAVNARLPGGDAETTTDEPAPVAVVMADLALATPDALERLLTSTADVAVAPGRGSGTNALVVRHPEFRVDYHGTSYLDHRETAREIGATLETVDSFRLATDVDEPADLVEVIVHGRESNRAPACLREFGFALDERDGRVDIVRNEDCAAE; this is encoded by the coding sequence ATGCGCGTCGTCGTTCCGTTCGCCGCCGAGACGCCGAAGACTCGACTCGAGTCAGTGCTCACGCCGGCCGAGCGGTCGGCGTTCGCCCGCGCCATGCTCGCGGACGTCCTGCGTGCCGTCGTCGAAGCGGGCCACGAACCGACGGTCGTCTCGACCGCGCCGCTCGACCTCGCGGGCCTCGAGCTTCCGGGCGAGGTCGCTGCGTCGGCGTCGGTCACCGCCGACGACCGCCCGCTGACGGAGGCGGTCAACGCGCGGCTTCCGGGGGGCGACGCGGAAACGACCACGGACGAGCCCGCTCCCGTCGCCGTCGTCATGGCGGACCTTGCGCTGGCGACGCCGGATGCGCTCGAACGACTCTTGACGTCGACGGCCGACGTTGCGGTCGCGCCGGGACGGGGGAGCGGAACGAACGCCCTCGTCGTCCGCCACCCCGAGTTCCGCGTGGATTACCACGGAACCTCCTACCTGGACCACCGTGAGACCGCTCGCGAGATCGGTGCCACCCTCGAGACGGTCGACTCGTTCCGACTGGCGACCGACGTGGACGAGCCGGCGGATCTCGTCGAAGTGATCGTTCACGGGCGCGAGAGCAACCGTGCGCCGGCGTGTCTGCGAGAGTTCGGCTTCGCACTCGACGAACGGGATGGGCGGGTCGATATCGTTCGCAACGAGGACTGCGCGGCAGAGTAG
- a CDS encoding M48 family metalloprotease — MLTILWYLLEAPWLYELFALPETTYVGLVMGALWLQPVAIPTSPLENRLSLAHEREADTFATAVMADGEPLVDALCRLTSEHLANPFPHPLYATFRDTHPPIPDRIRYIREISGTDGSSETSPPGASGAD, encoded by the coding sequence ATGCTCACCATCCTCTGGTACCTGCTCGAGGCACCGTGGCTCTACGAGCTGTTCGCACTGCCGGAAACCACCTACGTCGGCCTCGTAATGGGTGCGCTCTGGCTCCAGCCGGTAGCCATACCCACCAGCCCGCTCGAGAACAGACTTTCGCTGGCCCACGAGCGCGAGGCCGACACCTTCGCAACCGCCGTGATGGCGGACGGCGAGCCGCTGGTCGACGCGCTCTGCCGGCTCACGAGCGAACACCTCGCGAACCCCTTCCCGCATCCGTTGTACGCCACCTTCCGCGACACGCACCCGCCGATTCCCGACCGGATTCGGTACATCCGTGAGATCAGCGGGACCGATGGCTCGAGCGAGACATCGCCTCCGGGCGCGAGCGGCGCTGATTGA
- a CDS encoding M48 family metalloprotease — MLAYHVLFLAVLAGTTAFFTVLSVLNVRHGRRALERESDWVAERLDLEDTDRVVDYQRATTILSQGQPWVILALVLAVLYSGALATAVEWLEGLGYGPIETGAAFFVAAVVGIRLVSVPFDAYETFVIEERFDFNEASPGCSSRTSCSGRFSRRSSRPFSPPSSGSSFACRLTDRWRRPPCSRPFRSRCSCSTRG; from the coding sequence ATGCTCGCGTATCACGTGCTCTTTCTCGCCGTGCTCGCCGGGACAACCGCGTTCTTCACCGTCCTGTCCGTGCTCAACGTTCGCCACGGGAGACGGGCGCTCGAGCGGGAATCCGACTGGGTCGCCGAACGGCTCGATCTCGAGGACACCGACCGGGTAGTCGACTACCAACGCGCGACGACGATACTCTCGCAGGGACAGCCCTGGGTGATTCTGGCGCTCGTACTGGCGGTCCTCTACTCGGGCGCGCTGGCGACGGCCGTCGAGTGGCTCGAGGGGCTTGGATACGGGCCGATCGAGACGGGGGCGGCCTTTTTCGTCGCGGCGGTTGTCGGAATCCGGCTCGTCTCGGTCCCCTTCGACGCCTACGAGACGTTCGTGATCGAGGAGCGATTCGACTTCAACGAGGCGTCACCGGGCTGTTCGTCACGGACCTCCTGCTCGGGACGGTTCTCGCGGCGGTCTTCACGGCCGTTCTCGCCGCCGTCCTCTGGGTCGTCGTTCGCCTGCCGACTTACTGACCGCTGGCGGCGACCGCCCTGTTCACGGCCGTTTCGCTCGCGATGCTCGTGCTCTACCCGCGGGTGA
- the tmk gene encoding dTMP kinase: protein MLVTLEGLDGSGKTTVWEALHDRYPDAVFTREPTNDSWYGDAVYRSIEDDDADPLAELFLYTADHADHLSRLIEPALERGDLVISDRYSDSRFAYQGASLESATGHDIDDPLEYVVDVHRPFSIEPDLTIYLDVDPETAATRAGTTNKFERAEYLSSVRENYERLIERDPDRFVRVDATASPKAVLEAVADALAARVSDRR, encoded by the coding sequence ATGCTCGTCACGCTCGAGGGGTTGGACGGCAGCGGCAAGACGACGGTCTGGGAGGCCCTACACGACCGGTACCCCGACGCCGTGTTCACGCGCGAGCCCACGAACGATTCGTGGTACGGCGACGCCGTCTACCGCTCGATCGAGGACGACGACGCCGATCCGCTGGCGGAGCTGTTCCTCTACACCGCAGACCACGCCGATCACCTCTCGCGGCTGATCGAACCGGCCCTCGAGCGGGGCGACCTCGTGATCTCCGACCGCTACTCCGACTCCCGCTTCGCCTATCAGGGTGCGTCCCTCGAGTCGGCCACGGGCCACGACATCGACGATCCGCTCGAGTACGTCGTCGACGTCCACCGTCCGTTCTCGATCGAGCCGGACCTGACGATCTACCTCGACGTCGACCCCGAGACCGCCGCGACCCGCGCGGGAACGACGAACAAGTTCGAGCGGGCCGAGTACCTCTCGTCGGTTCGCGAGAACTACGAGCGGCTGATCGAGCGCGACCCCGACCGGTTCGTCCGCGTCGACGCGACCGCGTCGCCGAAGGCGGTACTCGAGGCCGTGGCGGACGCACTGGCCGCGCGGGTGTCGGACCGTCGGTGA
- a CDS encoding PQQ-binding-like beta-propeller repeat protein, translating to MPDWNRRSVLATGAALSTTGILAAVGSTVAEEDASTEGVATGDPPGWSSVHGNAANSRYLPLDDGFPEPNTIAWRSDTLYGVSNDGDIAVVDGRIYIVGEFESTDYEQTELRVASTDDGTLEWKTEVTGRQRPTVADGTVYVSGVDRVTAFDTEDGSLQWVREFDSEQWISNATAADGEIYVVTGGTRFNADATLYALDGEDGSIQWKRKQVEARQENRETADPAPVGFKSAPVAVANGSVYAITGGGEFKGSGSKPGLQWNGGVTALDAKTGEKQWGVVLEDGAFIKIIATDAFVCVQNMPDGLEETVLDSETGETVLTSNSTRAATADVRVTHDTFRPSSGPITVSTYGTDDSWTASDIYYFPPLIAGDTLIATRTSESSIVGFDLESGTEKWNWEFDGTPHALAGVDENTLYFKLYKADRPTELIALRASDDRGEGREGDDRDETEPDDDTEDGSDESDSDC from the coding sequence ATGCCAGACTGGAATCGCCGTTCGGTCCTCGCGACTGGCGCAGCGCTTTCGACCACCGGAATACTCGCCGCCGTCGGGTCGACGGTCGCCGAGGAGGACGCGTCCACGGAAGGAGTTGCGACTGGCGATCCGCCCGGTTGGTCCTCGGTTCACGGGAACGCCGCGAACTCCCGCTATCTGCCGCTGGACGATGGGTTCCCGGAACCGAACACCATCGCATGGCGGTCCGACACCTTATACGGCGTCAGCAACGACGGCGATATCGCCGTCGTCGACGGGCGAATCTACATCGTAGGGGAGTTCGAATCGACCGACTACGAGCAGACCGAACTCCGCGTGGCTTCCACCGACGACGGGACGCTCGAGTGGAAGACCGAAGTAACCGGGAGACAGCGGCCGACGGTCGCCGACGGAACGGTCTACGTCAGCGGCGTGGATCGCGTCACGGCGTTCGACACCGAGGACGGCTCGCTCCAGTGGGTTCGCGAGTTCGATTCCGAGCAGTGGATTTCCAACGCGACCGCTGCCGACGGGGAGATCTACGTCGTCACTGGCGGGACCCGCTTCAACGCCGACGCGACCCTGTACGCACTCGACGGCGAGGACGGGTCGATCCAGTGGAAACGCAAACAGGTCGAAGCGAGACAGGAGAACCGGGAAACGGCCGATCCCGCCCCGGTGGGGTTCAAATCGGCACCGGTCGCCGTCGCGAACGGATCGGTCTACGCGATAACGGGCGGCGGCGAATTCAAAGGAAGCGGTTCGAAACCCGGCCTCCAGTGGAACGGTGGAGTCACCGCACTCGATGCGAAGACGGGCGAGAAGCAATGGGGTGTCGTGCTCGAGGACGGCGCTTTCATAAAGATCATCGCGACCGACGCGTTCGTCTGCGTGCAGAATATGCCGGACGGGTTAGAGGAGACCGTCCTCGATTCCGAGACGGGTGAAACCGTCCTGACGTCGAATTCCACGAGAGCCGCAACGGCCGACGTCCGAGTGACCCACGACACGTTCCGCCCCAGTAGCGGCCCCATCACCGTCTCCACGTACGGCACCGATGATAGCTGGACCGCCTCCGACATATATTATTTCCCGCCGCTCATCGCCGGTGATACCCTGATAGCTACCCGCACCTCCGAGAGTTCGATCGTCGGATTCGACCTCGAGAGCGGGACGGAGAAGTGGAACTGGGAGTTCGACGGCACGCCCCACGCGCTCGCCGGTGTCGACGAGAACACGCTGTATTTCAAGTTATACAAAGCCGATAGGCCCACCGAGCTCATCGCGTTGCGTGCGTCTGACGACCGGGGCGAGGGACGAGAGGGCGACGATCGGGACGAAACGGAACCGGACGACGACACCGAGGACGGCAGCGACGAGAGCGATTCCGACTGCTGA
- a CDS encoding SDR family NAD(P)-dependent oxidoreductase, whose protein sequence is MRLEDKTAFITGAGSGLGREAAELFAGEGATIVAADVDLEGAEETIDRVEDAGRAGTAVELDVRDADAVHAAVDEAVSTFGLDIMVNNAGVSHQRARIEDIDEGERDRIIDVNVKGVWNGCHAVIPHFKEQGSGAIVNTASLAGVIGAPQLGAYSLSKGAVVNFTRTVAAEVGPAGVRANAVCPGVTDTPMPRKGQTEAEWEATKEEMARHYPLKRLGEPEDIANAMLFLASDDADWITGQALVVDGGFSCT, encoded by the coding sequence ATGCGACTCGAAGACAAGACCGCGTTTATCACGGGAGCGGGCTCCGGCCTCGGCCGGGAAGCGGCCGAACTGTTCGCCGGCGAGGGTGCGACGATCGTCGCGGCCGACGTCGATCTGGAGGGGGCCGAGGAGACGATCGACCGCGTCGAGGACGCGGGGCGAGCGGGGACTGCCGTCGAACTGGACGTCCGCGACGCCGACGCAGTCCACGCGGCCGTCGACGAGGCCGTCTCGACGTTCGGCCTCGACATCATGGTGAACAACGCGGGGGTCAGCCACCAGCGTGCGCGGATCGAGGATATCGACGAGGGCGAACGCGATCGGATCATCGACGTGAACGTCAAGGGGGTCTGGAACGGCTGCCACGCCGTGATTCCCCACTTCAAGGAACAGGGAAGCGGCGCGATCGTCAACACCGCGTCGCTGGCCGGCGTCATCGGCGCGCCGCAACTCGGGGCCTACTCGCTGTCGAAGGGTGCGGTCGTCAACTTCACCCGCACCGTCGCGGCGGAGGTCGGGCCGGCCGGGGTTCGGGCGAACGCGGTCTGCCCGGGCGTGACCGACACGCCGATGCCCCGGAAAGGGCAGACCGAAGCGGAGTGGGAAGCGACCAAAGAGGAGATGGCTCGTCACTACCCGCTCAAACGCCTCGGGGAACCCGAGGACATCGCCAACGCGATGCTGTTCCTGGCCAGCGACGACGCCGACTGGATCACCGGCCAGGCGCTCGTCGTCGACGGCGGCTTCTCCTGTACCTGA